Genomic window (Desulfuromonadales bacterium):
ACAGCCTTACTCACCGCCACCGCGCCGGGTTCCACCCCGGCGCCTCGCCCGGCAAAATCTCCGGCATCGGCTAAAATGTGAAAGCTGGCCCGAGGGACGAAGCATGCCACCTTCTGCGGAGGAATACTTTCATGGACAAGACCAGACTCGCCACGCCCGTTTTTCTCTATCCGATGCCGATGACCCTGGTCGGCGCCATGGTCGACGGCCGGCCGAACTGGCTGGCGGCGGCCTGGGTCACACCGGTCAACTACAGCCCTCTCTATTTCGGCGTGGCGCTGGGCAAGGGGCACCACACCAGCAAGGGAATCCGCGCCAACCGGCAGTTCAGCATCAGCCTTCCCGGCCGCGACCTGCTGGAGAAAACCGACTTTTCCGGGCTGGTGTCGGGGACGCATGGCGACAAGTCGACTCTCTTTACCCCCTTCTTCGGCCAGCTCGAAGCGGCGCCGATGGTCCGCGAGTGCCCGCTGGCGCTGGAATGCCGGCTGGTCAAGACGGTCGACCTGCCGGCGGACGAGTTCTTTATCGGCGAGGTGGTCGGCGCCTGGAGCGAAGAGCGTTTCCTCAGCGGCGGGATGCCCGACATCGAACGGATGCACCCCTTCACTCTGACCATGCCCGACAACCGTTACTGGGCCGTGGGCGAATGCATCGGCCAAGCCTGGCACGAAGGGGAGAAGCTGCGGGAATCTTAATTCACTGGCCTTTCCGCGGCAGCGGCGCTATCCTGTGCGCCACCCGTCCGGAAAGGAATCGCCGTGGCTTTGACGCCCACCATCTACCGAGTCTCCATCCAGCTTTCCCACGTCGACCGCGGCTGCTACGAGCACCTGCAGGCGACCGTCGCCCGGCACCCCTCGGAGACCGCCGAGCGCCTGGTGGCACGCCTGCTCGCCTACGCCCTCTGCTACGAGCCGGACCTCGTCTTCACCAAGGGGATCGCCGCCGGCGACGAGCCCGACCTCTGGCGCAAGGGGGGCGACGGGCGGGTGGAACTCTGGCTGGAAGTCGGCCTCCCTGACCCCGAACGGCTGCTCAAGGCCGCCCGCCACGCCGCCCGGGTGATCCTGCTCGCCAGCGGCAGCGGCCGCTGGCGCTGGGAAAACGCCCACCTGGCGCGGCTTGCCGCCGTCCCCAATCTGCGCATCTATGGCCTCGACTACCACTTCGTGCAGCAGGTGGCCGCCCTTCTGCAGCGCTCCATCGAGTGGTCGGTCACGGTCACCGACGGCACCCTCTACCTGAACATCGGCGCGGTCACCCTGGAGACAACCGTCGAAGTCCTGGCGGCCGGGGCCGATGCCGACTAGCCACAGGCCGCCCCCTTCCTTCATCCCTGCGCTTCTGCCATAATATCCTTCTCCAAAACCATTCAAGGAACGATAGGAACATGGCCCTGCTGAGTCTTCGCAACGTCACCCTCGCCTTTGGCGGCGCCCCCCTGCTCGACGGAGCCAGCCTGCAGGTGGAACGGGGAGAACGCATCTGCCTGCTGGGACGCAACGGCGCCGGCAAGTCGTCCCTGCTCGCCCTGGTGGCGGGCGAAGTGGCGCCGGATGCCGGCGTCATCGACCGGCAACAGGGGCTGCAAGTGGCGAGCCTGCCGCAGGACGTGCCGCAGGAGCTGCAGGGGAGCGTCTTCGAGGTGGTGGCCGGGGGCCTCGGAGCGCCGGGGGAGGCGCTCTGCCGCTACCACGCCCTCAGCCGGCAGCTGGAGATGAGCGGCGATCAGAGCCTGCTGCCGGACCTGCTCGACGTGCAGCACGCCCTCGACGCCGCCGGCAGCTGGCCGCTGCAGCAGCGCATCGAGCAGATGCTGACCCGCCTCAAGCTGGAGGCGGATGCACCGCTCGCCAGCCTCTCCGGCGGCGTGAAAAGGCGCGTGCTGCTCGCCCGCGCGCTCGCCGCCGAGCCCGACCTGCTGCTCCTCGACGAGCCGACCAACCACCTCGACATCGAGTCGATCGGCTGGCTGGAGGAGTATCTGCTGCGCACCGGCATCACCCTGCTCTTCGTCACCCACGACCGTGCCTTTCT
Coding sequences:
- a CDS encoding YaeQ family protein; amino-acid sequence: MALTPTIYRVSIQLSHVDRGCYEHLQATVARHPSETAERLVARLLAYALCYEPDLVFTKGIAAGDEPDLWRKGGDGRVELWLEVGLPDPERLLKAARHAARVILLASGSGRWRWENAHLARLAAVPNLRIYGLDYHFVQQVAALLQRSIEWSVTVTDGTLYLNIGAVTLETTVEVLAAGADAD
- a CDS encoding flavin reductase family protein, with protein sequence MDKTRLATPVFLYPMPMTLVGAMVDGRPNWLAAAWVTPVNYSPLYFGVALGKGHHTSKGIRANRQFSISLPGRDLLEKTDFSGLVSGTHGDKSTLFTPFFGQLEAAPMVRECPLALECRLVKTVDLPADEFFIGEVVGAWSEERFLSGGMPDIERMHPFTLTMPDNRYWAVGECIGQAWHEGEKLRES